DNA from Brucella melitensis bv. 1 str. 16M:
ACCGGCCTTATCCTTGAAATCCCGCAAGGCTATGAAGTACAGATCCGCCCCCGCTCGGGCCTTGCCTTCAAGAATGGCATAACCTGCCTCAACACGCCCGGCACGATCGATTCGGATTATCGCGGCGAAGTAAAAGTCCTGCTGATCAATCTTGGAGATGACGATTTCCGCATCGAGCGCGGAATGCGCATCGCACAGGCCGTGTTCGCTCCGGTCATCCAGCCGAAAATCGAGGAACGCGCCAAGATAAGTGAAACAGCCCGCGGCGCGGGCGGGTTCGGTTCCACCGGCACAGCCTGAGGCCTATGCCCCACCAGATGAGAAAAGCCCGGCCCATGCGCCGGGCTTTTCTCTATGATAAATATTTAAGATGAAATTCCGAGCCCGGAAGCATAGATAACCGGAACATGCAAATGACGATTGCTGCGATCCGGCTTAGACCCTACTTATGCGGTGGTGAATGCATTATCGCTTGGGGGCAAGTTTCTGGAAAACGCGCAAAGCGCGGTTTTCTGAAGGTTCAGGGGTTTTAGGGTGCTTAAATCTAGTGATTCTTCTCAATTAGGCCAGCAACCGGCATCGGCCCGCAAACGCGCCAAAGGAAAGCGCCGCTGGTGGCTCTGGCTTTCAGCCGCCGCCATCATCATCGGCGCGGGCTGGTACTTCTACGGCTCTTATAAGGCTGACGGCGAGAAGAGCAGCTATCTTGCGGAGACTGTCACCCGTGGTGACATCGAAAACGCCATCACCGCCGTCGGCACGCTGAGCGCATTGCGCAGCGTCAACGTTGGCGCGCAGGTTTCCGGCCAGTTGAAAAGCGTGAAGGTGGAAGTGGGCGATCACGTCAAACAAGGCCAGCTCATTGCCGAAATCGATCCTTCACCGTTTGAAAAGAAGGTGGAGATCGCAGGCGCCCAGCTCGACAATCTGAAAGCCCAATTGCTCAGCAAGGACGCACAACTGACGCTGAAGAAGCTCAATGCCGCGCGGCAGAAATCCCTCCTCGCCACACGCGGCGTCTCGCAGGCGACCGTCGATCAGGCCAATGCCGATCTTTTAATGGCCGAAGCGGAGGTAAAGGCGCTCAACGCACAAATCCGCCAGCAGGAAGCACAGCTTGCAAGCGACAAGGTCGATCTCGGCTACACCTCCATCTATAGCCCCATGGAAGGCACGGTCGTTGACGAGGCTGCCAAGGAAGGCGAAACGCTCAATGCCGTGCAGAGCGCACCCACCATTGTCACGGTCGCAGACCTGAAAGTAATGACGGTGGAAGCACAGGTTTCGGAAGCCGACATTTCCAAGCTGAAGCCGGGAATGCCTGTCTATTTCACGCTGCTTGGCCAGCCCGACAAGCGTTTTACCGGCACGCTTCGCCAGATCAAGCCGACACCTGCGACAGATAACAATGTCGTTCTCTATTATGCCCTGTTCGACGTGCCGAACCCGACTGGCGAATTGATGATCGACATGAGTGCGCAGGTCTATTTCGTTCTGGGTGAGGCGAAGGACGTGCTCGTTGTCCCCACGGCAGCCCTTACTGACAAGCAGAAAGGCGGCAAGCCGCAAGTCACCGTCAAGGTGGCCGACGAGAGCGGTACCCTCGTGGAGCGCCCGGTCAAGGTCGGCGTGCGCAACCGCGTGCTGGCCGAAATCCAGAGCGGGCTTGAGGAAGGCGATCGCGTGGTTGTCACCGCCGCCACCGGCAATGGCGCAGCGGGAGGCGAACGCGGACGCAGACCCAGTATGCGCTTCTTCTGATGGGCACCCTCATGGCCGGCGCTCCACTCATCAGGCTTGAGGATATCTGCAAGACATTTCACAATGGCGATCTTGCGGTGGAAGTCCTGCACGGCATTACGCTTGATATCCGTGCCGGTGAATTCGTCGCGATCATGGGCGCGTCCGGTTCCGGCAAATCAACGCTGATGAACATTCTCGGCTGTCTCGACACGCCGACCGGCGGGCGATATCTGCTCGACGGCGAAGATGTCTCGACACTGAATGCGGACGAGCTTGCAACGCTTCGCCGCCGCACTTTTGGCTTCGTTTTCCAGAGCTACAACCTCATTCCCACGTCCACCGCACAGGAGAATGTGGAAGTTCCAGCCATTTATGCGGGCACTCCCGCTGCCGAACGCCGCAAACGGGCGGCAGCACTTCTCAATGCGCTGAAACTCGGCGACCGCCTCGACCATCGCCCAAGCCAGCTTTCAGGCGGCCAGCAGCAGCGTGTTTCGATTGCCCGTGCACTGATGAATGGCGGACGCATCATTCTTGCCGACGAACCGACGGGCGCACTGGACAGCCAGAGCGGCGAAGACGTAATGGAACTGCTGCGCTCGATGCACCAGCAGGGGCATACCGTCATCGTCATCACCCATGCGCGCGAAGTGGCCGAACGCGCCGACCGGCTGATCGAAATTCGCGATGGCCAAATCCTGTCTGACACGACCAAGCGGGATATTCACACCCCCGAAGCAACGCTGCAACCGCATGAAGAGATCGCAGGCAACGGCGCGCATATAGCCGATATTTCCGAAGCCGTGAAAATGGCCCTGCGTGCACTGCGCGCCAATATCTTCCGCACCGTCCTCACCCTGCTTGGCATCATCATCGGGGTGAGTTCCGTGGTAACGATGCTGGCCATCGGCACGGGCGCGCAAAATACCATTCTCGACCGCATCAATGCCATGGGCACCGATCTCATTCTCGTGCGCCCCGCCATGGCAGGTTTTCGGGGCTCCGGCTCCATCGCAACGCTGGTCCCGCAGGATGCGGATGCCATACTGGAATTGCCGAATGTGAAATCCGCCGTGCCGGAAGTCACCGGTACTGTCACCCTGCGGCGCGGCAATGTCGATTATCAATCGCAGGCAAACGGAACGGTTCCCGCCTTTTCCTAAGCGAAATCGTGGAAAGTCGCCAGCGGCAGCTTCATCACCCAGAACGATATCGATACCTACGCCCCTGTGGCTGGCTGGGCACCACCGTCGTCAAGACGCTTTTCCCGGATGGAAGCAATCCTGTCGGCGACTATATCCTGATCCAGAAAATTCCATTTCAGATCATCGGCACTCTGGAGCCAAAGGGCGCAGGCTTTGGCGGCTCGGATCAGGACGATGTGGTCGTCGTGCCGCTTTCTACCGGCAATCTGCGGCTTTTCGGCCAGAAATATGTGCGTAGCATTACCGTACAGGTGAAGGATTCCAGCCTCATCGACACAACACAGAACCAGATCCAGAGCCTCCTCGACCAGCGCCACAAGAAGCGCGATACGATGATCACCAACATGTCTTCCGTCCGCGAGGATGCGGCGGCCATGGGCAAGACGATGACGGTGTTTCTGGGGTCGGTCGCGGCCATATCGCTTCTGGTCGGCGGCATCGGTGTGATGAACATCATGCTGGTGAGCGTGACGGAACGCACCCGTGAGATCGGCGTACGCATGGCGACAGGTGCGCGGCGGCGCGATATCCTGTTGCAATTCATCATCGAGGCGCTGTCCGTTTCAGCCATTGGCGGTGCAATAGGCGTCATTCTGGGGCTTGGAGCCGCAGCGCTCGCAAGCTGGGCCGGGCTTTCGGTCGGCTATAGTTTCGGCCCCGTATTGCTCGCCTTTGCCTGTGCCTTCGCGACCGGCCTGATCTTCGGCTTCCTGCCTGCGCGCAAGGCTTCACGTCTTCTTCCTGCCGTAGCATTATCATCCGAATAGAGCAAAGGCAGGGGTGTCATGGCGGGTTTCAGGCGCGGAATATGTGCAGCAGCCCTCGCTTTTTTTGCAGGCTCCGCACAAGCGGCCAATGCCGGGCCATGCGCGACAGACAGGTTTGCAGGCGCACATTATACGGTCTGCACCGTGGATGCGACAAAGGACAGTCTCCGGCTTTTCTGGAAAGATGACGCGGGCGAACCCTATCGCAATTTCTCAAACCTCGCCGAAGCCGTTGCGAAGCAAGGCCGGTCACTGGCCTTTGCAATAAATGCCGGCATGTACCGGCCGGATTTTTCACCCCTGGGGCTTTTCATCGCTGACGCAAAAGAACAGAGCCCCATCCAGCCAGCCGGGGCAAAAACATCGGACAAGCCCGTGCCGAACTTCTACAAGAAGCCGAACGGCATTTTCTTTCTTGGCGAATCGGGTGCGGGATTGTTGCGCACGGAACAGTTTGTAAAACGTCGCCCCAAAGTGTGGCTTGCCACCCAGTCAGGCCCGATGCTCGTTATCGAAAACCGCCTCAATCCCATTTTCATTATCGGCTCGGCCGATAAAACCCGCCGCAGCGGTGTCGGGGTCTGCAAGGATGGCGTGATCCATTTTGTAGTCAGCGATGATGCGGTAAATTTTCACGATTTCGCGCGCTTCTTCCGTGATCGCCTCGAATGCCCCAATGCATTGTTTCTGGACGGCGGCGGCGGTGCGGGCCTTTATGACCCAGCACTTGGTAGAAATGATATGTCCTGGCATGGCGGATATGGACCGATGTTCGCCCTGATCGAATAAATGAAAAAAGCCGCTTCGGTTCGGAGCGGCTTTTTCCTCTGCTTACTTGAACAGAAGCGGCATGGTGATCGGCATGCGCGCCTTGGCGATAGCTGCGGGCGGGGCAGGCACAGGCGAGGCGCGGCGCGCGGCCTCCAACGCAAGCTGATCCACCGCTGGGTCGCCCGACGAGACCGCAATACGGGCCGAAAGCACATTCCCCGAAGGGTCGATCACAAAGGCGACATGCGCTTCCCCCCTGGTGTTGCGGGACTTGCCTTGCAGGAAACGAGCATTCCGCGCCATATGAGATTGCAGCCTGGACGTCCATTTAGCCCAAATGACGCCAGCGGAAGCGGAAGTTTCACCCCTCTTGCTGGCCGCCACCTTGGCACCATTGTCGGCATCCACGCGCGGTGCGCTGGCCTCACGGGTTTCCGCCGCCTTTTCCGCCTTCTTCGGTTTCACCTTTTCAGGCTTGGGCTTTTGCGGCTTGAGCTTCTCCACCTTTTTGGGTTCCGGCTTCTGAGCCTCCACCACATCCGGTATCACTTCTTCGGGTTCCTGAACCTGTTGCGGTTCAGCTTTGGCTTCCGGTTGGGGTTCAGGCTCCGGTTCGGGCTGCACTTCTTCCGGCTGCTCGGTGGTCGTTTCCGGCTGAACTTCCTCGGAAACCCGCTCTTCTGCTGGTGCAACGAGATCAGGCACCAGCTCCACCACCATGGCAGCGACTTCTGTGCCTTCCGGCTGATTGTCTTCCTGTGCCATGTGGATGACATAAGCCCCCGCCGCATGGGCCAACAGCACAAGTATGCCCGCGCCGAGCCAGCGCCCCGCATCACGCCAGAAGGAATGATCGTAGCTGTCGGTCCGGGCCACCTTTACGGGAGGGTGGACGGGCGCAGGTGCATCCATTGCGCAGCCCCCTCAGGAGCAATTGCCGGGCCTGCCGCTGGCGACGCCGGCGCGGCATTCGGCTGATCCGCACCAACCGTTTCAAGTCCAACCAGCGCAATCTTCAGATAGCCAGCTTCGCGTAGCAGATTCATCACCCGCATCAGTTCGCCATAAGCGACATTCTTGTCGGCACGCAGGAAGATGCGGGTCTCCTTATCCTTTTCAGACAAACCGTCGAGGGCAGCGCCAAGGCGTTCCCGCGCGACCGTATCATTGCCAACGCTGACGCTGAGATCCTCCTTCAGCGTCACATAAAGCGGCTTGTCGGGGCGCGGCGCGGGCGCTGCCGCAGATGCGGGCAGATCCACCTTCACATCCACGGTGGCCAGCGGTGCTGCCACCATGAAGATGATGAGCAGCACCAGCATGACATCGATGAAGGGGGTCACATTGATCTCGTGATTAAGTTCGAGATCGTCCCCGCCGCCTTCGCGAACCTTACCGGCCATAATGCTTACTCCGCAGCGTGCAGCGTGCCTTCACGCACGCCTGCCGTCCTGAAATCCAGATCGCGGCTCACGAGCCGCTCAACACCAGCCGAGGCATCGGCAAGCAGCGCGCGATAGCCGGTGATCGAGCGGGCAAAGACATTGTAGATCACAACCGCCGGAATAGCGGCAACAAGGCCAATGGCAGTGGCAAGCAGGGCTTCGGCGATACCGGGCGCGACGACAGCCAGATTGGTCGTCTGCGCCTCGCTGATATTGATGAACGAATTCATGATACCCCAGACAGTGCCGAACAGGCCGACAAAGGGCGCAACAGAACCGATGGTGGCGAGAATGCCCGTACCCTTGGCAAGACGGCGACCGGCCTTGGCCTCGATACGGGAAAGGCGCGAGGCAACACGTTCCTTGAGACCCTCGCCACCAGCACGGGCAAGCGCCGGGCCGGAAAGGCGCACTTCGTCTTCGGCGGCACGGACAAAAGCCGCACCGGGCCCCTTCGCGCCATCAAGCGCGTGCACGGCGTCATTGAGCGTCGCACTATGGCCGATGATTTTCAGGGCCTTGTTGGCGCGGCGGCGTGCACCGGCCAGTTCCAGCGACTTGGCCACCCAGACCGTCCAGGTGGCGAGGGAAGCAATGGCAAGGCCGATCATGACCGCCTTCACAACCCAATCCGCCGCCATAAACATGCCCCACGGCGAAAGATCATGCGGCAGGCGTAAATCTCTTTCGCCTTCAATCGGCGCAACCTGGGAAGCCGGAGCCTCCGGCGCAGAAGCGGGAGCAACAGGCGCGGCTGCGCCCGGCTCTGAAACAGAGGCCGCCGGGGCCGGGGCAGAAGCATCCTGAGCTATCGCGGCGCCTGCGCCCGCAAGCAACCCCATGCTCATCGCCGCAGCTATGAAGCTCTTTCGCCAGAAACCGGTCATCTCTCTCGCCTTTTGATCGTTCAGGACAGGGCGCATGACAAACCCTGCATTGAGGTTGTCGCGCCCAGGTTGGGCTTTTCTTAATCCCTATTAATATGATACTTCAAGTCATGTTTTCATTCCGGCGACATTTTCCTGCCTCTCGCCATGATGAAACAGGGCATACCCCCAAAAATGAAAACCGTCTTTGCGGGAAAACCAGCTCGCTGGATATAATTCTGATTCCGCGACGATGCGATAATGACATGCGAAAAAACAAGGAAACAGAGCGGTTCCAACGCCTGCGTTTTAATTGGCAGCGCATCAAATAACGGTTGCAATAAATCTGCAAATCAGACCTGATATGCCTTATTGGGAAGGGTTATGGAGCTGTTTTCAAAGCAGTTTCCGAAACCCTGATGAAGCAGATGCGGTTACCGGCAATGGCCGGTTTTCTGGAGGGACATGCCTATGATGCTCAAGGACATCCAGATGCTCGAACATGCAGCGCGCACAGCCATGGCGGGCAACGACGATCCCCTGCCTGTCAAACCCCGGACTTTGAAACCTGCTCATTTCGGCCTGGCCTTCATTATACTTGCCAGCGCCGCCTATCTGCTGCTGGGCTGAGCAGCGCTTTCAGCAGCATATTCGTGCCCTCACCGTTACGTGAGACATATTGTAGCCGCAAAAATAACACCGGCTATAGAGGGAACGGATGCGGATAAGCGCCGTTCTTTTCTTGAAAGAGTTGCAAACAGAACAGGAAATGTTCTCGCTTGAGTGACAGACAGGAGCTTTCATGAAAAGACTTCTCGCCACCACCATGCTTGCCGCCATGGTCGCACTGCCTGCCTTTGCGCAGGGCGGTACGCCGATCTTCACTGGCGAAAAGCAGCACCAGCCTGTCACAAGCAAAAATGGCTATTTCGTTGCCTCCCCCGGCCAGCTTCTGACGAGCGACTTCATCGGCCAGCCCGTTTATAACGGCCCATCCGACGACGCAGACAATATCGGCACCGTCAACGATATAATTCTGGGCGCGGATGGCACGCCACAGGCCATCGTCATTGGTGTCGGCGGATTTCTGGGCGTCGGCGAAAAGGATGTCGCAATCGGCTGCAACCATTTTTCATGGGTCGATAAAAGCGGCGGCACGCGCTGGCTGATGGTGGACGCCGACAAGGAGCAACTTGAAAAGCGCCCGTTTTCGACCGCAATGCAGCTTTCACCGCCAATGGCGCATCGCGCGCCGCCGAAAAAACAGTGACAACCAAAAAGACCAGCCGTGTCATACCTGAAGGCATGAAGCCGATTGCGAATGAAGGGCTCAGCGCCGAAAAGCTGATCGGCGCGATGGTTTATGATGCCGATGAAACAAAAATCGGCACCATTGGCGACGTGCTCATGTCGGCGGATGGTCAGACGGAAGCTTTCGTGGCGGATGTCGGTGGCTTCCTCGGCATCAATTCCAAGCCGGTGGCCATTTCCATCGCCAATCTCGATGTCGCGACCGGCAAGGATGGCAAGCTTAGCGTTTTCACGCAGTTCACGAAGAAGGATTTGCAGGCGCAGCCGGCCTTTTCCGAAGCCGCTTACAAGGAGGACCCCGAAGGGGCGATCCTGCACGGCGCCGCTGAATAAGCGCAGCACCCGGCGCGTTTCCTGCTTGCGTCATTTACCATGACTTGCAGGAAGTGCGGCGGGCGGTTGCCGACGCTTGTCTTTACGTGCAACCATTAGGGTATAAGGGCGTTATCTGGTGGATTGCCATCAACACCAACCAGACATCGAACAGGAGACCAGACATGGCGCGTGCATCCGAGAAGCTGGGCAAGCTTGAAGAAAAGATCGAAGAAAAGCTGGGCGATGCGTCTGCGGAAGATCTTCAGGCCCAGGTCGAACAACTCAAGGAAGATATTGCAGCCCTTGCAGCAACACTTGCCAATCTCGGCTCGCAGACTGTTCGCGAAGCACGGCGCACGGCAAAGGAAACCTATCGCAGCGCCTATGTGCAGGGTGAAGATGTCGTGGAAGACCTGAAGAACAAGGCGCAGGACGTGGAAGCCCAACTGACCGCAACCGTCCGTGAACGCCCTATTGCTTCGCTGGCGACAGCACTTGGCATCGGCTATCTGCTCGCCTTGCTCTCGCGCCGCTGAGCCGCACCATGCTGAAGCTTCTGGCGCCCCTTATCTCGTCGCTGGCCGGTGAGGAAATACAGCTTATCAGCGGACGCGCAAAACGCGCCGCCATTTTCTGCGCAGCCATGGTGGTGTTCGGAGCGATTGCGCTCGCCTTTTTCTGCATCGCGGCCTTTCTGGCCCTTGCCGAAAATTATGGCGGGCCAATAGCCGCGCTGATTCTCGCCGCGATTTCGCTTCTTCTGGCGCTCATCACTCTGGCCATCCTGAAAATTCAGGGTGCCGCGGAAGAAAAGAAGCGCAAACAGAAGATCGAAGCCGACAAGTCGGCACTGATGGCAACGGCAGCCATAGCCACCGTTCCGGCAATCCTGAAGCGCCCGATCCTCGCCGTCGCGCTGCCCCTGGCAGGAATCGCGCTTGTGAGCCTTTTGTCGGACAAGAAAAAAGACCGCTAAAACATTACAAAGCTTTGTAATGGAAACAGGCGGCTTGCTTTTCCAGGCAAGCTGCCTGTTTCATTTTGCAGCGGCATCTTCGGCTTCACTCGCCGTCTCGTCCTGCTGTTCTTCCACCAGCGATGAGAGGCGAACGGTCACCCGCGTTCCGCAGCTATTTTCCGCCTGCCCATAAACCGGCTTTTCACCGAATTGCAGGCAAAGCTGTTCAACGACAATCATGCCAAGCCCGTTTACCCGCCCGTTTACCCGCTTGTCATCGCCCGCTTTCCGTTGCCAGCCAACACCGTCATCCTCAACAAGCAGTACCGGAACATTCTCCATATCGGGCTTGAGACTGACGCTGATACGCCCTTGTTTGCGTCCGGGAAAAGCATGTTTGATGGCATTGGTAATGAGTTCTCCCAGAACGATGCCGATTGTCGTGACATCGCGCGCTTTCAGATCAAGCGGCGAAAAATCAGTCTCGAACCGAATATCGCGGTCATGCCCAATTGCGCTGCGGATATCCCCGATCACCGATTGCAGGAATTCATCCACCCGTGCGGTTTCCATATCCTCGCCAAGCCGAAGCCGGCGATGCGCGGTGGAAACCGTCTGCACCCGGTCGCGCGCCGCAACCAGTGCCGCACGCGCATTTTCATCCTGCGTCTGGCGCATTTGCAGGCCCAGAAGCGATGAAACCGTCGCCAGCGAATTGCCAATGCGGTGATTGGTATCCTGAAGGAGAACCTCCACCCGCTTGCGCTCACGCTCGGCAATGCTGCGCTCCTGCTCCAGTTCGGCCGTGCGCTCGCGCACCCGCTGCTCCAGCAACTCTTTTTCCGACCGAAGCACCGACTGCCCTTCAAACAACAGGCGCGCATAACGCTGAACGCGGGTAAAGAGAAGCAGCCCCAGCACAACGGCAGATGCCAGCGCCACGATGGAGGTCGCCGTCATCCAGTAACGCATATGGTTGATGCGTTCATTGCGTTCCGCAAGCTGCTGTTCTTCCGCATCGATGAATTGCGTCACGGTGTCGGCAAGCTGATCCATGAGAACCTTGCCCTCATCCCCACGCACCTTCTTGACCGCCTCATTCACCCTGCCCGCCGCCGCAAGGTTCACCGTTTCGCCTACTTCTTCCTGCTGACGCTCCACCAGCGCACGAATCTGCTTCACCCGCGCATCCTGCTGCGGGTTCTGCTTCGTCAGGACAACAAGATCGGCAAGCGTCTGATCTACGGTGAGAATGGAGCGCCGGTAAAGATCAAGATAATTATCATCCAGCGTCAGA
Protein-coding regions in this window:
- the dut gene encoding dUTP diphosphatase, with amino-acid sequence MTAASSSAPTLGIIRLEHAKGLDLPAYETAGSAGMDLRAAVAEDRQIVLLPGRRTLVPTGLILEIPQGYEVQIRPRSGLAFKNGITCLNTPGTIDSDYRGEVKVLLINLGDDDFRIERGMRIAQAVFAPVIQPKIEERAKISETARGAGGFGSTGTA
- a CDS encoding efflux RND transporter periplasmic adaptor subunit, with protein sequence MLKSSDSSQLGQQPASARKRAKGKRRWWLWLSAAAIIIGAGWYFYGSYKADGEKSSYLAETVTRGDIENAITAVGTLSALRSVNVGAQVSGQLKSVKVEVGDHVKQGQLIAEIDPSPFEKKVEIAGAQLDNLKAQLLSKDAQLTLKKLNAARQKSLLATRGVSQATVDQANADLLMAEAEVKALNAQIRQQEAQLASDKVDLGYTSIYSPMEGTVVDEAAKEGETLNAVQSAPTIVTVADLKVMTVEAQVSEADISKLKPGMPVYFTLLGQPDKRFTGTLRQIKPTPATDNNVVLYYALFDVPNPTGELMIDMSAQVYFVLGEAKDVLVVPTAALTDKQKGGKPQVTVKVADESGTLVERPVKVGVRNRVLAEIQSGLEEGDRVVVTAATGNGAAGGERGRRPSMRFF
- a CDS encoding phosphodiester glycosidase family protein, whose protein sequence is MAGFRRGICAAALAFFAGSAQAANAGPCATDRFAGAHYTVCTVDATKDSLRLFWKDDAGEPYRNFSNLAEAVAKQGRSLAFAINAGMYRPDFSPLGLFIADAKEQSPIQPAGAKTSDKPVPNFYKKPNGIFFLGESGAGLLRTEQFVKRRPKVWLATQSGPMLVIENRLNPIFIIGSADKTRRSGVGVCKDGVIHFVVSDDAVNFHDFARFFRDRLECPNALFLDGGGGAGLYDPALGRNDMSWHGGYGPMFALIE
- a CDS encoding energy transducer TonB family protein; protein product: MDAPAPVHPPVKVARTDSYDHSFWRDAGRWLGAGILVLLAHAAGAYVIHMAQEDNQPEGTEVAAMVVELVPDLVAPAEERVSEEVQPETTTEQPEEVQPEPEPEPQPEAKAEPQQVQEPEEVIPDVVEAQKPEPKKVEKLKPQKPKPEKVKPKKAEKAAETREASAPRVDADNGAKVAASKRGETSASAGVIWAKWTSRLQSHMARNARFLQGKSRNTRGEAHVAFVIDPSGNVLSARIAVSSGDPAVDQLALEAARRASPVPAPPAAIAKARMPITMPLLFK
- the exbD gene encoding TonB system transport protein ExbD, encoding MAGKVREGGGDDLELNHEINVTPFIDVMLVLLIIFMVAAPLATVDVKVDLPASAAAPAPRPDKPLYVTLKEDLSVSVGNDTVARERLGAALDGLSEKDKETRIFLRADKNVAYGELMRVMNLLREAGYLKIALVGLETVGADQPNAAPASPAAGPAIAPEGAAQWMHLRPSTLP
- the exbB gene encoding tonB-system energizer ExbB, encoding MRPVLNDQKAREMTGFWRKSFIAAAMSMGLLAGAGAAIAQDASAPAPAASVSEPGAAAPVAPASAPEAPASQVAPIEGERDLRLPHDLSPWGMFMAADWVVKAVMIGLAIASLATWTVWVAKSLELAGARRRANKALKIIGHSATLNDAVHALDGAKGPGAAFVRAAEDEVRLSGPALARAGGEGLKERVASRLSRIEAKAGRRLAKGTGILATIGSVAPFVGLFGTVWGIMNSFINISEAQTTNLAVVAPGIAEALLATAIGLVAAIPAVVIYNVFARSITGYRALLADASAGVERLVSRDLDFRTAGVREGTLHAAE
- a CDS encoding PRC-barrel domain-containing protein — protein: MKRLLATTMLAAMVALPAFAQGGTPIFTGEKQHQPVTSKNGYFVASPGQLLTSDFIGQPVYNGPSDDADNIGTVNDIILGADGTPQAIVIGVGGFLGVGEKDVAIGCNHFSWVDKSGGTRWLMVDADKEQLEKRPFSTAMQLSPPMAHRAPPKKQ
- a CDS encoding PRC-barrel domain-containing protein, whose protein sequence is MTTKKTSRVIPEGMKPIANEGLSAEKLIGAMVYDADETKIGTIGDVLMSADGQTEAFVADVGGFLGINSKPVAISIANLDVATGKDGKLSVFTQFTKKDLQAQPAFSEAAYKEDPEGAILHGAAE
- a CDS encoding DUF883 family protein, translating into MARASEKLGKLEEKIEEKLGDASAEDLQAQVEQLKEDIAALAATLANLGSQTVREARRTAKETYRSAYVQGEDVVEDLKNKAQDVEAQLTATVRERPIASLATALGIGYLLALLSRR
- a CDS encoding sensor histidine kinase, encoding MPSAWLDQVLKSSVRPIAVIVSLGLVLLSASMTLFLSSSVNNQIVDISHNYALRQQVDKVSRLANNIEMSRRGYLLTLDDNYLDLYRRSILTVDQTLADLVVLTKQNPQQDARVKQIRALVERQQEEVGETVNLAAAGRVNEAVKKVRGDEGKVLMDQLADTVTQFIDAEEQQLAERNERINHMRYWMTATSIVALASAVVLGLLLFTRVQRYARLLFEGQSVLRSEKELLEQRVRERTAELEQERSIAERERKRVEVLLQDTNHRIGNSLATVSSLLGLQMRQTQDENARAALVAARDRVQTVSTAHRRLRLGEDMETARVDEFLQSVIGDIRSAIGHDRDIRFETDFSPLDLKARDVTTIGIVLGELITNAIKHAFPGRKQGRISVSLKPDMENVPVLLVEDDGVGWQRKAGDDKRVNGRVNGLGMIVVEQLCLQFGEKPVYGQAENSCGTRVTVRLSSLVEEQQDETASEAEDAAAK